A DNA window from Bradyrhizobium sp. CCBAU 53421 contains the following coding sequences:
- a CDS encoding DUF1254 domain-containing protein, producing the protein MKTSILTAMTFALASSAASAQTPVSPPQPVTIETYNRAQTDVYFAGVVKGGGFGKFRHGRELAPPLPSGIVRPNRDTLYSFAIFDLDAGPVTITLPDGARRFMAMQIVNEDQYTTGVYYGAGSHTLTREIVGTRYAIAVVRFLVDFSNADEIQHVHALQDAIASKQEHPGAFEIPNWNEASLGKVKAALLQLGTTVSDTRRMFGADAHQVDPVKHLIGSAMLWGGNPERDALYLPITPARNDGSTVHTLTVKHVPVDGFWSLTVYNSEGYLQPNPTNSYAVNSVTARTAADGAITIQFGGCDGQVANCLPITPGWNYTVRLFQPRAAVLDGSWKFPEARPAD; encoded by the coding sequence ATGAAAACGAGCATCCTGACAGCCATGACGTTCGCGCTCGCGAGTTCGGCCGCATCGGCACAAACACCGGTGTCACCGCCGCAACCCGTCACCATCGAGACCTACAATCGAGCCCAGACCGACGTCTATTTCGCCGGCGTGGTCAAAGGCGGCGGCTTCGGAAAATTCCGTCACGGCCGCGAACTTGCCCCACCGCTGCCGTCAGGCATCGTCCGTCCGAACCGCGATACGCTGTACTCGTTCGCGATCTTCGATCTCGATGCCGGACCGGTGACGATCACGCTGCCGGACGGCGCCAGGCGCTTCATGGCGATGCAGATCGTCAATGAGGATCAATACACCACGGGCGTCTACTACGGCGCGGGCAGCCACACCTTGACGCGGGAGATAGTTGGCACGCGCTATGCCATTGCAGTGGTCCGCTTCCTGGTCGATTTTTCGAACGCCGACGAGATCCAGCACGTCCACGCTTTGCAGGACGCGATCGCATCGAAGCAGGAACACCCCGGCGCATTCGAGATTCCGAACTGGAACGAAGCCAGCCTCGGCAAAGTGAAGGCAGCGCTGCTGCAACTCGGCACCACGGTCTCCGACACACGGCGCATGTTCGGCGCCGACGCGCACCAGGTCGATCCGGTGAAGCACCTGATCGGCAGCGCCATGCTGTGGGGAGGCAATCCCGAGAGGGACGCGCTGTATCTTCCGATCACGCCGGCGCGCAACGACGGCAGCACCGTCCACACGCTGACGGTGAAGCACGTTCCCGTCGACGGCTTCTGGTCGCTCACGGTCTACAACAGTGAGGGCTATCTGCAGCCGAACCCGACCAACAGCTACGCGGTGAACAGCGTGACTGCCAGGACAGCCGCCGATGGCGCGATCACCATCCAGTTCGGCGGCTGCGACGGCCAGGTCGCCAACTGCCTGCCGATCACGCCGGGGTGGAATTACACCGTGCGGCTGTTTCAACCGCGCGCTGCGGTTCTCGACGGCAGCTGGAAATTTCCCGAGGCGCGGCCTGCGGATTGA
- a CDS encoding sigma-54-dependent Fis family transcriptional regulator, translated as MANLSASNHVARVLSAANQVAGVDTEARIAASWRRCVVNHNLDPARRGPPQTLTEAEVRHIAEPMEDLIQVAVPELEDLARLLHDAGYCVNLADPNATMLVSRLPGGDYARMFLEWKIYTGSNFAETFEGTNGLGTALAEQRPIIVHGDEHFREQWHMFTCAVSPLFDHAGRLAGAVNISSCRSDLGRSAHELALAVTTEATRRIEQSFFRRRYRAAWIATLPGDGHGMLAYDDDRRVVGACRTARGVFGLTDAMIDDGIDLSHLIQLDDRATRAADEPVTLRRADGTPWGRGRVAPPVRTGVSRTPTAPSREVPAGQFGAQHRLAGRDPVLIKGVKRLMTVGNLDLPILLRGETGAGKDVFARAIHAASNRAGRNYVALNCAAMPESLIDAELFGYEAGAFTGARRDGSKGLIVQASGGTLFLDEIGDMPLALQTRLLRVLENREVWPLGALKPVPVDIRLISATHRDLARMAEDGSFRSDLYYRLRGMEIRLPALRERADRRDVVAQIADEEAPHCHIAPDAWAQLMAYPFPGNMRQLRHVLRLAGATAEGGVITEADLDLPLVGTRHVEADHTARERAAIVETLRANDGRVTNAAKALGLSRATLYRKIKALGIELDS; from the coding sequence ATGGCCAATCTTTCGGCCTCAAATCACGTTGCCCGTGTCTTATCGGCGGCCAATCAGGTGGCCGGCGTCGACACCGAGGCGCGGATTGCGGCGTCCTGGCGGCGCTGCGTGGTCAATCACAACCTTGATCCGGCCCGGCGCGGGCCGCCGCAGACCCTCACCGAAGCCGAGGTCCGGCATATCGCCGAACCGATGGAGGATTTGATCCAGGTCGCGGTCCCGGAACTCGAGGACCTTGCCCGCCTGCTCCACGACGCCGGCTACTGCGTCAACCTCGCCGATCCCAACGCGACCATGCTGGTGAGCCGGCTGCCCGGGGGCGACTACGCGCGGATGTTCCTGGAATGGAAGATCTACACCGGCTCGAACTTCGCCGAGACCTTCGAGGGCACCAACGGGCTCGGCACCGCGCTCGCCGAGCAGCGGCCGATCATCGTGCATGGCGACGAGCATTTCCGCGAGCAGTGGCACATGTTCACCTGCGCGGTGTCGCCGCTGTTCGACCATGCCGGCCGGCTCGCCGGTGCCGTCAACATCTCCTCGTGCCGCAGCGATCTCGGCCGCAGCGCGCATGAACTGGCACTCGCCGTCACCACGGAGGCGACGCGGCGGATCGAGCAGTCGTTCTTCCGCCGGCGCTACCGCGCCGCCTGGATCGCGACCTTGCCCGGCGACGGGCACGGCATGCTCGCCTATGACGACGACCGCCGCGTGGTCGGCGCCTGCCGCACCGCGCGCGGCGTATTCGGACTGACCGACGCGATGATCGATGACGGCATCGACCTGTCGCATCTGATTCAACTGGACGATCGCGCGACGCGGGCCGCGGACGAGCCGGTCACGCTACGCCGCGCCGACGGCACGCCATGGGGCCGCGGCCGCGTGGCGCCGCCGGTGCGCACGGGTGTCTCCCGTACGCCGACGGCGCCGTCGCGAGAGGTGCCGGCCGGACAGTTCGGCGCCCAGCATCGGCTCGCGGGCCGCGATCCCGTGCTGATCAAGGGCGTGAAGCGGCTGATGACGGTCGGCAATCTCGATCTGCCGATCCTGCTGCGTGGCGAGACCGGCGCCGGCAAGGACGTGTTCGCGCGCGCCATCCACGCCGCCAGCAACCGCGCCGGCCGCAACTATGTCGCGCTGAACTGCGCGGCGATGCCGGAGAGCCTGATCGATGCCGAGCTGTTCGGCTACGAGGCCGGCGCCTTCACGGGCGCGCGGCGCGACGGATCGAAGGGGCTGATCGTGCAGGCGAGCGGCGGCACGTTGTTCCTCGACGAGATCGGCGACATGCCGCTTGCGCTGCAGACGCGGCTGCTGCGCGTGCTGGAGAATCGCGAGGTCTGGCCGCTCGGCGCGCTGAAGCCGGTGCCGGTCGACATCCGCCTGATCAGCGCCACGCACCGTGATCTGGCGCGGATGGCCGAGGACGGCAGCTTCCGCTCCGATTTGTACTACCGGCTGCGCGGCATGGAGATCCGCCTGCCCGCCTTGCGCGAACGCGCCGACCGCAGGGACGTCGTCGCGCAGATCGCCGACGAGGAAGCACCGCACTGCCACATCGCGCCGGACGCCTGGGCGCAGCTGATGGCCTATCCGTTCCCCGGCAACATGCGCCAGCTCCGCCATGTGCTGCGGCTCGCCGGGGCCACCGCCGAGGGCGGCGTCATCACCGAGGCAGACCTCGATCTGCCGCTAGTCGGCACGCGCCATGTGGAGGCCGATCACACTGCGCGCGAGCGCGCCGCGATCGTCGAGACGCTGCGCGCCAATGACGGAAGAGTGACGAACGCTGCCAAGGCGCTCGGGCTCAGCCGCGCGACGTTGTACCGGAAGATCAAGGCGTTAGGGATCGAGCTGGACAGCTAG
- a CDS encoding SDR family oxidoreductase: MKIVVIGGTGLIGSRTTAILRQRGHEVVAASPRNGINTITGEGLKEALSGAAVVIDLANSPSFENKAVMEFFETSGRNLLAAEKPAGVKHHVALSIVGTDRTPENGYFRAKVAQEKLIEASGIPYTIIRATQFMEFVGAIADASAVGDTIRLSPGLFQPIAADDVSALVADVALEAPRNGIVEIAGPDRAPFNDIVARYLKAKGDPRQVVKDPDALYWGGRVEEHSLVPLGEARIGRIDLNEWLRRSRPAA; encoded by the coding sequence ATGAAGATCGTTGTGATCGGCGGCACCGGGCTGATCGGCTCCAGGACGACAGCCATTCTGCGCCAGCGCGGCCACGAGGTCGTCGCCGCCTCGCCCAGGAACGGCATCAACACCATCACCGGCGAGGGGCTGAAAGAGGCGCTGTCCGGCGCGGCCGTGGTGATCGACCTCGCCAATTCGCCGTCATTCGAGAACAAGGCGGTGATGGAATTCTTCGAGACCTCCGGCCGCAACCTGCTCGCGGCGGAGAAGCCGGCCGGCGTCAAGCATCACGTCGCGCTCTCGATCGTCGGCACCGACCGCACGCCCGAGAACGGCTATTTCCGCGCCAAGGTCGCGCAGGAGAAACTGATCGAGGCGTCAGGCATTCCCTACACCATCATCCGCGCGACCCAGTTCATGGAGTTCGTCGGAGCCATCGCCGATGCCAGTGCGGTTGGAGACACCATCAGGCTCTCGCCCGGTCTGTTCCAGCCGATCGCGGCGGACGACGTGTCTGCGCTCGTTGCCGATGTCGCGCTGGAGGCCCCGCGCAACGGCATCGTCGAGATCGCCGGTCCCGACCGCGCGCCGTTCAACGACATCGTCGCCCGCTACCTGAAGGCAAAAGGCGACCCGCGTCAGGTGGTGAAGGATCCCGATGCGCTTTACTGGGGTGGACGGGTCGAGGAGCACTCGCTGGTGCCGCTGGGCGAGGCGCGCATCGGCCGCATCGATCTGAACGAATGGCTGCGCCGCTCGCGGCCCGCCGCCTGA
- a CDS encoding flavin reductase family protein — MTVDAQSFKQAMRHCAGAVALVTVGREPGQRTGLTVTSACSLSDNPPSVLVCVNRNASAHERIRAERHFVINFLNEDHALLALTFSGQKGVNGDDRFAFGRWTTGATGAPVLEDAVAAFDCVLAQELETKTHSIFIGEVQHVRAATTVDPLIYLRSGFQSVRNIHDPITLGDVDARRVSWNEFS; from the coding sequence ATGACGGTCGACGCACAGAGTTTCAAGCAGGCGATGCGGCATTGCGCCGGCGCGGTGGCGCTGGTGACGGTCGGCCGCGAGCCGGGACAGCGCACCGGCCTGACCGTGACCTCGGCCTGCTCGTTGTCGGACAACCCGCCTTCGGTCCTGGTCTGCGTTAACCGTAATGCCAGCGCGCACGAGCGCATCCGCGCCGAGCGCCATTTCGTCATCAACTTCCTGAACGAGGACCACGCGCTGCTGGCGCTGACCTTCTCCGGTCAGAAGGGCGTCAACGGCGACGACCGGTTTGCGTTCGGCCGCTGGACCACCGGCGCCACCGGCGCCCCGGTGCTGGAGGATGCGGTCGCGGCGTTCGACTGCGTGCTGGCGCAGGAGCTCGAGACCAAGACCCATTCGATCTTCATCGGCGAGGTCCAGCACGTCCGTGCCGCGACCACGGTCGATCCGCTGATCTATCTGCGAAGCGGCTTCCAGAGCGTACGCAACATTCATGATCCGATCACGCTCGGCGACGTCGACGCGCGGCGCGTCAGCTGGAACGAGTTTTCCTGA
- a CDS encoding LLM class flavin-dependent oxidoreductase: MELGYFTMPSHPPECGLKEGHDWDLQTLRWLDELGYQEAWIGEHHTAPWEPHPSPDLLVAQALSQTKNLRIGPGGFLLPYHHPAELANRVAMLDHLSNGRLNFGVAASGLPSDWAMFNVDGMSGQNRDMTREALEIILKMWSEPGPWTHKGKYWTVSKPDTMFDFLKPHIKPLQGPHPPIGVAGLSKNSDTLKLAGERGFIPMSLNLNPAYVGSHWESVEAGAAKTGRKPSRRDWRLVREVFVADTDEEAWKLSTGDMMGRMMSEYFLPLLGHFGFKDYLKHAPDVPDSDVTVEYCARRNWIVGSPATVTEKIEKIYREVGGFGVLCVFGFDYKHKPEAWRHSLDLLKNEVMPRLKHLGAEFEKAA; the protein is encoded by the coding sequence ATGGAGCTTGGCTACTTCACCATGCCCTCGCACCCGCCGGAGTGCGGATTGAAGGAGGGCCACGACTGGGACCTGCAGACGCTGCGCTGGCTCGACGAGCTCGGCTATCAGGAAGCCTGGATCGGCGAGCATCACACCGCACCCTGGGAGCCGCACCCGTCGCCCGACCTGCTGGTGGCGCAGGCGCTATCGCAGACCAAGAATCTGCGCATCGGCCCTGGCGGCTTCCTGCTGCCGTATCATCATCCCGCCGAGCTCGCCAACCGCGTCGCGATGCTCGATCATCTTTCGAACGGGCGGCTCAACTTCGGCGTCGCCGCCTCGGGCCTGCCGAGCGACTGGGCGATGTTCAATGTCGACGGCATGTCGGGCCAGAACCGTGACATGACCCGCGAGGCGCTCGAGATCATCCTGAAGATGTGGTCGGAGCCCGGCCCCTGGACGCACAAGGGCAAGTACTGGACGGTGAGCAAGCCGGACACGATGTTCGACTTCCTCAAACCACACATCAAGCCGCTGCAGGGTCCGCACCCACCGATCGGCGTTGCCGGCCTGTCGAAGAACTCGGACACGCTGAAGCTCGCCGGCGAGCGCGGCTTCATCCCGATGAGCCTCAACCTCAACCCGGCCTATGTCGGCAGTCACTGGGAGTCGGTCGAAGCGGGAGCTGCCAAGACCGGCCGCAAGCCGAGCCGCAGGGATTGGCGGCTGGTGCGCGAGGTGTTCGTGGCTGATACCGATGAGGAGGCGTGGAAGCTGTCGACCGGCGACATGATGGGCCGGATGATGAGCGAGTACTTCCTGCCGCTGCTCGGCCATTTCGGCTTCAAGGACTATCTGAAGCACGCCCCTGACGTGCCCGACAGCGACGTCACCGTCGAATATTGCGCACGCCGGAATTGGATCGTCGGCTCGCCGGCGACGGTCACCGAGAAGATCGAGAAGATCTACCGGGAGGTCGGCGGCTTCGGCGTGCTCTGCGTGTTCGGCTTCGACTACAAGCACAAGCCGGAGGCCTGGCGGCACTCGCTGGACCTGCTCAAGAACGAGGTGATGCCGCGGCTGAAGCATCTCGGCGCCGAGTTCGAGAAGGCCGCATGA
- a CDS encoding mechanosensitive ion channel family protein — MSHTLRFALLLILILFVSPALAQAAAKPAPPQPVAGDTLTPEQAKRALDTLQDDKKRGEIINTLRAIANASPQPAAAEPAPEQHSPIPLNADSLGAQLLLMVSEQVGEMSHEIADVARTLTNFSAFYYWFVRTANDPAAYGLLIDIAWKLALVFGCALAAEWVVFRLIKRPVAFLEARLPQTARVPVPVLASADPPSSVTDVTPEGDLHRRRISLARAWQSLVRVPFVLGRLLLELLPVVVFGGVATALLGTEIGDQSTTRLVILAVVNAYAFSRALICVVRALAGPFGLFRVRAETAAYVEIWARRIVAVGVSGIAFANVALLLGLHRAGYAALIRLVMLVVHLFIVVIILQCRRQVADVIRAPADRTGLAARTRNRLASLWHVLAIALDLALWAVWALNIRNGYSLLLQYFVGTVAVLLVTRLVTMVVLSLIDRGFRISPDLMQRFPGLETRANRYLPLLRRVVTAVIALVGFVALLEVWGVDAIVWFYGGQIGSRLISALVTIGIAALAAAVIWEVANALMDRQIDTLSREGHYARAARLRTFQPMLRTALFCMIVAVVGLTALSEIGVNVAPLLAGAGIVGIAIGFGSQKLVQDLITGLFLLIENTVQVGDTVTVSGLSGVVENVSIRTMRLRAGDGSVHVVPFSAVTTITNSSRGAGNAAVSVNVSYKEDTDRAGEVLKDIVAQMRQETAYRAFIRGDLELWGVDKVDGSVVTIVGQIRCTDSGRWSVQREFNRRMKRRFQEEGIEIASMGQTILMQLPSPSEPDANTLPRRAAG; from the coding sequence GTGTCGCACACACTTCGCTTTGCGCTTCTGCTCATCCTCATCTTGTTCGTCTCTCCCGCGCTGGCGCAGGCGGCCGCGAAGCCGGCGCCGCCGCAACCCGTGGCCGGCGATACACTGACGCCCGAGCAGGCCAAGCGCGCGCTCGACACGCTGCAGGACGACAAGAAGCGCGGCGAGATCATCAACACGTTGCGCGCCATCGCCAATGCCTCGCCGCAGCCGGCTGCCGCGGAGCCGGCACCCGAGCAGCATTCGCCGATTCCGCTCAATGCGGACAGCCTCGGCGCGCAGCTCCTGCTGATGGTCTCGGAGCAGGTCGGCGAGATGTCGCACGAGATCGCCGACGTCGCGCGCACGCTGACGAATTTTTCGGCGTTCTATTACTGGTTTGTGCGCACTGCCAATGATCCGGCCGCCTATGGCCTCTTGATCGACATCGCCTGGAAGCTGGCACTGGTGTTCGGTTGCGCGCTGGCCGCCGAATGGGTGGTGTTCCGCCTGATCAAGCGGCCCGTCGCGTTCCTGGAGGCGCGGCTGCCGCAGACCGCGCGTGTTCCGGTGCCGGTGCTCGCCAGCGCCGATCCGCCGTCATCGGTTACCGACGTCACGCCGGAGGGCGATCTGCATCGCCGCCGGATCAGCCTGGCGCGGGCCTGGCAGTCGCTGGTCCGGGTGCCGTTCGTGCTCGGCCGCCTGCTGCTCGAATTGCTGCCGGTGGTCGTGTTCGGCGGCGTCGCCACCGCGCTGCTCGGCACCGAGATCGGTGATCAGTCGACCACGCGGTTGGTGATCCTCGCGGTCGTCAACGCCTATGCGTTCTCGCGCGCGCTGATCTGCGTGGTGCGCGCGTTGGCCGGCCCGTTCGGCCTGTTCCGCGTCCGTGCCGAGACCGCGGCCTATGTCGAGATCTGGGCGCGGCGCATCGTCGCCGTCGGCGTCTCCGGCATCGCCTTTGCCAATGTCGCGCTGCTGCTCGGGCTGCATCGCGCAGGCTACGCCGCGCTGATCCGGCTGGTGATGCTGGTGGTGCACCTCTTCATCGTCGTCATCATTCTGCAGTGCCGCCGGCAGGTCGCCGACGTCATCCGCGCGCCGGCCGATCGCACCGGCCTCGCGGCGCGGACGCGCAACCGTCTCGCTTCGCTCTGGCACGTGCTGGCGATCGCGCTCGACCTCGCGCTGTGGGCGGTATGGGCGCTCAACATCCGCAACGGCTATTCGCTGCTGCTGCAATATTTCGTCGGCACCGTCGCGGTGCTGCTGGTCACCCGGCTCGTCACCATGGTGGTGCTGAGCCTGATCGATCGCGGCTTCCGCATCAGCCCGGACCTGATGCAGCGCTTCCCGGGACTGGAGACCCGCGCCAACCGCTATCTGCCGCTGCTGCGCAGGGTGGTCACGGCGGTGATCGCGCTGGTTGGCTTCGTCGCGCTGCTCGAGGTCTGGGGCGTCGATGCCATCGTCTGGTTCTATGGCGGCCAGATCGGCTCCCGCCTGATCTCGGCGTTGGTGACGATCGGCATTGCCGCGCTCGCCGCCGCCGTGATCTGGGAAGTCGCCAACGCGTTGATGGACCGGCAGATCGACACGCTGTCGCGCGAAGGGCATTACGCCCGCGCCGCGCGCCTGCGCACCTTCCAGCCGATGCTGCGCACCGCGCTGTTCTGCATGATCGTCGCGGTGGTCGGGCTCACCGCGCTCAGCGAGATCGGCGTCAATGTCGCGCCGCTGCTCGCCGGTGCCGGCATCGTCGGCATCGCGATCGGCTTCGGTTCGCAGAAACTGGTGCAGGATCTCATCACCGGGTTGTTCCTCCTGATCGAGAACACCGTGCAGGTCGGCGACACCGTCACGGTGTCGGGCCTCTCCGGAGTGGTCGAGAACGTCTCGATCCGCACCATGCGGCTGCGCGCCGGCGACGGCTCGGTGCATGTGGTGCCGTTCAGCGCGGTGACGACGATCACCAACTCCAGCCGCGGCGCCGGCAATGCCGCGGTCAGCGTCAACGTGTCCTACAAGGAGGATACGGATCGTGCCGGCGAGGTGCTGAAGGACATCGTCGCCCAAATGCGTCAGGAGACGGCGTATCGCGCATTCATCCGCGGCGACCTCGAATTGTGGGGCGTCGACAAGGTCGACGGCTCGGTCGTGACCATCGTCGGCCAGATCCGCTGTACTGATAGCGGCCGCTGGTCGGTGCAGCGCGAGTTCAACCGCCGCATGAAGCGGCGCTTCCAGGAGGAGGGCATCGAGATCGCCTCGATGGGCCAGACCATCCTGATGCAGCTTCCCTCGCCCTCCGAGCCCGACGCCAACACGCTGCCGCGCCGCGCTGCGGGCTGA
- a CDS encoding ATP-dependent Clp protease adaptor ClpS produces MHDVFAENGPIRLFIHDDSETPIEFMRDLLRTVFGKSRKEAVAAAARIETQNGIACGPYPAPVAQALLESAQQLIRSNGHPLTITTEAADAARPCNLCGSLEPVTDVFLFRKTICLCSNCLLAARASSEKLPGEEFRYAFIALDWHFAGVPRNQIMTRSRQFPGHMRADVQIAIDRLFDAPIHFFGLHEEHRYETLAFAALMENSRNAPAIAPPQYHDVDVGESEPVKCLTNGLWLCQTEELRYAVLLSYHRDYRSEPGLRLELAVPAGAAGNTLVQRTFAELEAAVHAARSYRGKILSLEDAPDYRGRARGVTVHRLPTVARDDVILPERTLRLLDRNVLGFVESRDLLRKLGQSTRKGILLYGPPGTGKTHTIRYLATNLPDHTTLIITAEQVGLLGAYMNLARLLQPTMVVIEDVDLIARDREDMGGPCEESLLNKLLNEMDGLKEDCDILFLLTTNRPEELEGALAGRPGRIDQAIEVPLPDETGRDKLIRLYGKGLPLEQPVIDEAVRRTEGVSAAFIKELMRRLAQASIVRDGGGDVTASDLDGAVSEMLFDGGRLNAKLLGGAQGMSAG; encoded by the coding sequence ATGCACGACGTCTTTGCCGAGAACGGTCCGATCAGGCTCTTCATTCACGACGACAGCGAGACACCGATAGAATTCATGCGCGACCTGCTGCGCACGGTATTCGGCAAATCCCGGAAAGAGGCGGTTGCCGCTGCCGCACGAATCGAGACCCAGAACGGAATCGCATGCGGTCCCTATCCAGCACCTGTGGCCCAAGCCCTGCTGGAGTCCGCACAGCAACTGATCCGCAGCAATGGCCATCCGTTAACGATCACGACGGAGGCTGCCGACGCGGCGCGGCCATGCAACCTCTGTGGCTCACTGGAACCCGTGACGGATGTCTTTCTCTTCCGCAAGACGATCTGCCTGTGCAGCAACTGCTTGCTCGCTGCCAGGGCCAGCTCGGAAAAACTGCCGGGCGAAGAATTCAGATATGCCTTTATAGCACTCGATTGGCATTTTGCCGGAGTGCCGCGCAACCAGATCATGACCCGGTCGCGGCAGTTTCCTGGTCACATGCGTGCCGATGTTCAGATCGCGATTGACAGGCTGTTCGACGCGCCGATCCATTTCTTCGGCCTTCATGAGGAACACCGCTACGAGACCTTGGCCTTCGCCGCACTGATGGAGAACAGCCGCAACGCGCCGGCGATCGCCCCGCCGCAGTATCACGACGTCGACGTCGGGGAGTCCGAGCCGGTGAAATGCCTCACCAACGGGCTGTGGCTATGCCAGACCGAAGAGCTGCGCTACGCGGTGCTGCTCAGCTATCATCGCGATTATCGAAGCGAGCCGGGCTTGCGGCTCGAGCTCGCGGTGCCCGCAGGCGCCGCGGGAAACACCCTGGTGCAGCGGACCTTCGCCGAGCTGGAAGCTGCCGTGCATGCGGCACGGTCCTATCGCGGCAAGATCCTGTCGCTGGAAGATGCCCCGGACTATCGCGGCCGCGCCCGCGGCGTGACCGTGCATCGGCTGCCGACGGTTGCGCGCGATGACGTGATCCTGCCGGAACGGACGCTGCGGCTGCTCGACCGCAACGTGCTTGGCTTTGTCGAAAGCCGCGATCTGCTGCGCAAGCTCGGCCAGTCGACCCGCAAGGGCATCCTGCTGTACGGACCGCCCGGCACCGGCAAGACCCACACCATTCGCTATCTCGCCACCAACCTGCCGGATCACACCACACTGATCATCACCGCCGAACAGGTCGGGCTGCTCGGCGCCTATATGAATCTGGCGAGGCTGCTGCAGCCGACCATGGTCGTGATCGAAGATGTCGATCTGATCGCGCGCGACCGTGAAGACATGGGCGGACCGTGCGAGGAATCCCTGCTCAACAAGCTGCTCAACGAGATGGACGGCCTGAAGGAGGATTGCGACATCCTGTTTCTGCTGACCACCAACCGCCCCGAAGAGCTCGAGGGCGCGCTGGCCGGCCGGCCCGGCCGCATCGACCAGGCGATCGAGGTACCGCTGCCCGACGAGACCGGACGCGACAAGCTGATCCGGCTCTATGGCAAAGGCCTGCCGCTCGAACAGCCCGTCATCGACGAGGCCGTGCGGCGCACCGAAGGCGTCAGCGCCGCCTTCATCAAGGAGCTGATGCGCCGTCTCGCCCAGGCCAGCATCGTCCGCGACGGTGGCGGGGACGTCACCGCCTCCGACCTCGACGGCGCGGTCAGTGAAATGCTGTTCGACGGCGGTCGGCTCAATGCCAAGCTGCTCGGCGGTGCGCAGGGGATGAGTGCGGGATGA